The Drechmeria coniospora strain ARSEF 6962 chromosome 02, whole genome shotgun sequence genome has a segment encoding these proteins:
- a CDS encoding nuclear distribution protein nudE yields the protein MDSHSRCQGGCEIGSAGSGVASTAIRHEPKHATSNVGNNDDDYDDDDDDNDDDDPEPLTTRLSVKRHDTTGISHSSKLDTSKLDTSELGRTNTSKLDTWTPGRWTPGSRTPGSWTRGISTALLPFLAEAADGTDCLLVHDPRQRMAEPPSSPPSEATSAKDALSWYKAQYEMLESELSEFRESSRELEQELEKDIERAEKQERILQERAESLGFEVEEWKRKYKESKAEASTAQNALEKEITTLRDSNRSLQLRLRDTEVANDDFERQARNTTSSLEDMESKYNQAIERAVLMDEDIKSGEQEREKLRIESQRLREELADLKIEAELMQHKINKKESAHLSTISTDLSVLGSPTFDKHASASPNSTASSPLITTPPESKSADAASDPPSPPMSDVSVQMRQSTTLRAGGPTARKSRLPSLDNGGNTPKPRGRPSIGTLSRAGSRMSGGAAALRTPANRSTKSRAVTNKLPASNSLTHIRTLTAQMQRLEAKVQSARSKLPAPASTPPRSSPRSGLHGSIVPPSVTIRSRKRTVASSASSAACDDEATPTGFNPRASTSGKSHVPRLSTSGMSRLSFGPLPNRGPESESSRPSSRASLSSYARPASRNDMIAPPRPMSRTSMSGARTPLGRPRSSMSGPMHGHSTSIGRMDEEELEGELRTPSRRGTYSRLEMEAGISGIPMPASGMRRQSGGVNAAGRRTSTGVAGGGAPGRLSMSGGRKLSDLGETY from the exons ATGGATTCACACTCTAGG TGCCAAGGTGGCTGTGAGATTGGCAGTGCCGGTTCTGGCGTCGCATCAACAGCCATCCGTCACGAGCCAAAACATGCAACCAGCAACGTCGGcaacaacgacgacgattacgacgacgacgacgacgacaacgacgacgacgacccggaGCCTTTGACGACAAGGCTCAGCGTCAAacgacacgacacgaccGGCATCTCCCACTCCTCGAAGCTTGACACCTCGAAGCTTGACACGTCGGAGCTTGGACGAACAAACACCTCGAAGCTGGACACCTGGACTCCTGGACGCTGGACTCCTGGAAGCCGGACACCTGGAAGCTGGACACGAGGAATCAGCACGGCACTGCTCCCTTTTCTCGCCGAG GCCGCTGACGGTACTGACTGCTTGCTCGTGCACGACCCACGCCAAAGGATGGCCGAACcaccttcgtcgccgccgagcgaggcgacgagcgccAAGGACGCCCTGTCCTGGTACAAGGCCCAGTATGAGATGCTCGAGTCGGAGCTGAGCGAGTTTCGCGAGTCGAgccgcgagctcgagcaggagCTGGAAAAGGACATTGAGCGGGCCGAGAAGCAGGAGCGGATCCTGCAAGAAAGGGCCGAGTCGTTGGGattcgaggtcgaggagtgGAAG AGGAAATACAAGGAATCGAAAGCCGAGGCCAGCACGGCGCAGAACGCGCTCGAAAAGGAGATCACGACGCTGCGCGACTCGAACCGATCGCTGCAGCTGCGGCTTCGGGACACCGAGGTGGCCAACGACGACTTTGAGCGGCAGGCGCGCAAcacgacgtcgtcgctcgaggacatggaaagcaagtacaaccagGCCATCGAGCGTGCCGTCCTGATGGACGAGGACATCAAGTCGGGCGAGCAGGAGCGCGAGAAGCTCCGGATCGAGTCGCAGCGCCTTCGCGAGGAGCTGGCCGATCTCAAGATCGAGGCGGAGCTGATGCAGCACAAGATCAACAAGAAGGAGTCGGCCCACCTCTCGACCATCTCGACCGACCTGTCGGTGCTCGGCTCGCCGACCTTTGACAAGcacgcctcggcctcgccgaactcgacggcgagctcgccgctcATCACGACGCCGCCCGAGTCCAAGTCGGCCGATGCCGCGTCGgacccgccgtcgccgcccatgTCGGACGTCTCGGTGCAGATGCGAcagtcgacgacgctcaGGGCCGGCGGACCGACGGCCCGCAagtcgaggctgccgtcgctcgacaacggcggcaacaCGCCCAAGCCGCGCGGCAGGCCGAGCATCGGGACGCTCAGCCGCGCCGGCAGTCGCATGtcgggcggcgcggcggccctGCGGACGCCGGCGAACAGGTCGACCAAGAGTCGGGCGGTGACGAACAAGCTTCCGGCGTCCAACTCGCTGACGCACATCCGGACGCTCACGGCGCAGATGCAGcggctcgaggccaaggtgcaGTCGGCACGGTCCAAGCttccggcgccggcgagcacgCCCCCTCGGTCCTCGCCGCGGTCGGGGTTGCACGGATCCAtcgtgccgccgtcggtgacGATCCGATCTCGGAAGcgcaccgtcgcctcgtcggcctcgtcggcggcgtgcgacgacgaggcgacgccgacgggcttCAACCCgcgagcgtcgacgtcgggcaaGAGCCACGTGCCGCGGCTGAGCACGTCGGGCATGAGCAGGCTCTCGTTCGGGCCGCTGCCGAACCGCGGGCCCGAGTCGGAGAGcagccggccgagctcgcgcgcGAGCCTGTCGTCGTACGCCCgaccggcgtcgaggaacgACATGatcgcgccgccgcggcccaTGTCGAGGACGTCCATGTCCGGGGCCCGAACGCCGCTCGGCCGGCCGCGGTCGTCGATGAGCGGGCCGATGCACGGCCACTCGACGAGCATCGGCCgcatggacgaggaggagctcgagggcgagctccGGACGCCCAGCCGGCGGGGCACGTACTCGAGACTGGAGATGGAGGCGGGCATCAGCGGCATCCCGATGCCCGCGTCGGGCATGCGGAGGCAAAGCGGAGGCGTCAACGCGGCCGGCAGGCGCACCAGCACGGgcgtggccggcggcggcgcgccggGACGGCTCAGCATGTCTGGCGGGCGGAAGCTCAGCGACCTCGGCGAGACGTACTGA